The DNA region tatataaacatatttttcattttttttgaataactATTTAaccatttatatttcctGTGTTATgctcttttaaaaaaaagttgtatatattgtaggaaaaaaaaataaatgttgctataataatattcgttctgttcttttttttgtcttttccattttgtataaaatatgcacagTATCCTCCATATAATGCTATGCTCAATAtctaaaagaaaataaatgacATCGAATATGCAAATgtgcaatatattttacatgtATACCCATAGacatttccattttatattaccaATTTGCttaaaactaaaaaaattactcCAGGAAATGCCTTAACATTTAAATAGTTGTAAGTTAAACTGTATAATGAAGcggttaaaaaaaatgctcCAATCGAACTTATAAGTATCCCATtcataaatgaaaatactctaaaaaagaaaaagaaataacgAAAAATAAGAGACTAGCAATTaggtaaaataaaaaaaatataaaataaatctaCCAACCTATTTGCCAAACGAAATATTGCcactaataaaatatgataaaaggTGAAAACCACCataaaaagcaaaaaacatataaatacattttctTGCACTTTTATTATAGCTGCGTAAAAAAAggtcaaaaaaaatatgcatgtgAAAAATGTGATTGCATTGTGTTAggattatatatgcaagtGCTATCTCTACAAGCGATCTATTATTTAGCATTCATTCACACGGACAAACATATGAACAGTCGGGTGATTGCCCATTTTGGATACCTAAAGTTATAGCGAACAACGAGATATGGGACAAAATATACGACAAAATGTTAATCTTAACATATCTCAGACATACACTTGAAATAGCAAATATGTTTACAAAAACAAGAGATAATTTTGCGATCTCTacaaaagtaaaaaaaaataaaaataaataaatcacAAGGTATCCACATATGAACTTATTTTGCTTCCCTTCAATATGATTGAGAAACTTACCATAGCGAAAAATGCCATATTTAAGGAACAGGAGGGTAGACAAGAGtggcaaaaaataaaaataaaaaaaattttctacATATGTACacacaaataattttaaaaaagcaattgataattttgtttttttagaaaaattataaagtttattattttttttattctttataatattcGATGAACTTGATAATGTCTCGCCTTTATAATGTTCTCCTATACATAAGGAGCAACTAATAAATGGAAAGGAATTGTTATTTTcccatttttcataatataaattaataacaaTTATTGTGTTACATAAAGCTGTTAAAAAtaaccatatatatatatactggtaggaaataaaaatattttttcgtattattgttataatCAGCAAACAAACTAAAAGGATATTAACCATCCCAATGTCTTCTATTAAAAAACGATATGCTCTATTTAacattttacaaaattaatttataagtaATTTATAagtaatttaatattttttcatcatttttttcatcatttttttcatcatttttgttactaatttaatgaaataagTACATCATCctgcattttattttttttttgccaTTTTAATggagaattaaaaaaatataaaatacagtaaataaaaaagcgAACAAAAGAAATATGCATGGAAATCTCATACTAATTATCAAAGAATGagaggaaaaaaaaattgagaaaagtttataatttatttttagtaaACCAGGAAAATTCacaaaataacaaaatagcaaaataacaaaatcaATAAAACACCAAATGGATAATAAGTTGTATCCTGTGAAAAAGGGATGCACCACTACGTGTGTGTGTATACAtatgatattataaatgatgaaagaaaaaaaaaattatttcatcatttgaaaatttatcccttttattatcatacaTTTGACTACtcgtaataaaaaaagtaagtACTAACCGTTTTTGTGACAAAATGGATATAAGGAATATCCACTTTTAGTATTCCCTTGGCATtctctttatttttcttcttttcccccattacatataaatattttaacaattGGCTAACCAGCTAGCCAAAatgtcaaaaaaaaaaaaaaatagctataaaatagtaataaacGGGTATCACCTCAATATGACAAAACCTATACTACACTTTTATAACCAAAAAGGTCACGAATATTATTGATACCATATTTGATCATGGTTGGTCTTTCTAAACTTAATCCCCATGCCATCACCGAAACATCTTTTGGAAATCCCATTGGCATTAACATTTCAGGTCGAAATATTCCGCTATTCCCAACTTCTagccattttttatgttctTCATGATATCCATAAACTTCCATAGATGGTTCAGTATATGGATTAAAAGTTGgcttaaattttaatttatgtattcctatatatttataaaaagcaGATAACATTGCTATTAATTGTGATAAtccaatatttttatcaattacTAATCCTTCAATTTGATGAAATTCTGCTAGATGGGTACTatctaaattttcatttcgAAATACTCTATCGATACTAAAATATTTCCTAGGTATAATATGtcctttttctttatatagcTTAgctaatttaaataaagctCGACAAGAGTTTGCAGTAGTATGAGTTCTTAAAACATTCTTTTTACTTTCATCTAACTTCCAATTATAGTTCCAACCAAAACTTCCATAATCACCATGTGTGTGCactctttttatattatcaatatattctttatcaATGAAATTGTCTTGAGAATATTCAggatattttacaaaaaatgtgtCTTGCAAGTCCCTACTTGGATGTTGTTgtggtatatataatgcatcAAAGCACCAAAAAGAAGATTCAACATAATTTTGTGTATTCATTTCTTCAAATCCaagagaaataaatatatctttaaaaaatcgCATTTGTTTTGTTAAAAGATGTATATTGcctttattaatttttttaccacttgaaaaaaaattatatttttttatgtcatattttttatattcattattttttattagtaaataatttaaatctgtaatttgtttttttatttcttttttaaaattgcttgttttaattacttggctatatgtttttttttttatttcaattaATTTACGTTTTTTAAGCtcattaattattttaattccaCAATCAGTACTACCATTTTGTGACTTTCCTTTCGCTGAGTATAGattattaatttctttAAGAAGGGATTCTTCTTCATTACCTAGTCCATTTATTAAGGCTAGACATTTTTGTGTTGTATCTTCCAATTGGCTATTTACATTATCTAAATTACAacataaacatttttcaaCTTTATTTAGTTGCactaatttttcttttaaatttatatttaatccGATCTCTCCCTTTTTGCcatataacttttttaacTCATCCATAggacatttttttttttcataaatatattttaagacAACAAATTCAGGAGATCcatgttttaaatattcttttcCTTCCTCTgttaattcatatatattaaaacttttaacaacattaataatataatataatgtttctaattttttaatcatCCCTATTACTTTATTATGATCTATcccatatttattacttaGGTTTATTGAGTTTGCATGTTTATTTCTAAACACTTCTATTCCcttatctttttttaaattattataataatcgatatcttcttttttttcattttttaaatcttcgttatttatattaaattcgCTTTCcaaaatgtttaaaaaatcaacTAACTCTTCATTCCTTTTATCTTCCTCTGTacttatattcatttttgatttatGATGTATCGTATACTGTCTACCTATTACCAATGCTACAAAATATTGGATGTAAAACTCTGTCGATTCTCTTTATGTTTTAACTTCGACAATGCTGactatttatatagtttcgttttttttcttttattatatattttactaaaGAAGAATGATGTgcctatatttatacacgGATATGTACATCccctttatttattataccCCTGTTGTTACTCTATTTAGCTTATTACTTTCTTGTTTCTAAGTTTTGaagattttaaaaattttctaaattataGTGGGCATTGAACTTGACGAAAATTGGCATTCCTTGTAGAAatgcaaaaataattttgtataaaaaatattttttttttcaaaaatttttatgacaCTTCTTTGGTGAATTTGCCATAAATGAGGTTACCTTTTAGCCAATTATGTAGCAATACCTCGaattcttttcttttttaattttaaaaatttatccCTCCCTGTTTCGTTTTTCATTTCGTTTTTTCTGAATTTTTTCTGAATTTTTCTGAATTTTTCCGCATTTTCTCACCGTTCAGGccaaataatttacaaaaaattttcgCCGATTTTTAGCGCCcctacattttatatatgccaAAAATACGCATTAAAATTGGGgggaaagaaaaataaaaaataaatagaatgtacataaaaattgtaatgaattaaaattgtataataaattaatattacaaaaatagcATAGCAAACAAAATTGGATGAATACCTTTTTTGCAAAATTCTTCTATTTATACTTAGTAAAATTTTACAAActtgattatttaaaaaattaaaaacaattataatCATCAAATGACAGCACTACTTTtgttgtaaaatatattatgcagcttttcaaaaaaaaaatataactcCTTGTGAATACTTACATAAGGAATGACAAACATTGATAATATCAATTATGTATGATTTATTAAACTAGCGATCAAAATGGAGGAAGAATcacaaaagaaaaataaaaaacaaaaaattaaaaaaagccAAAAACCAATGACAGTAAGTAATAGAAAACCTTTTAATGTATTTGATAAAAGTAACAAAACATCAAAACCGTTAGTTCGAGACCCTCGGTTTTCAAATTTGTCaggtaaaatataataacatgTCACTATACAAAACGAAGTATAGTATAACCATATTCTAAACTTAAAACGTGTTTATGCATACATCTGTTTTATTCTTAATGTATATGGCATGATTtgtaaatatgaaaaaaggCATACCCATAGATTGAATAGTGAAAGGGTAACCTACCCACCATTTAAACATTGCCACAAAAACGAtgggaaaaataaatatatgcctCTAACATATTGTGCAATTTACTTTCTCTTTTATAGGCTCATTCAAtcctaatttttttcgGAATGcttacaaatttttatatgacaCAAGGGAACATGAAAAAGAAGCGATTgaaaagaaattaaaaagtaaaaatttaGACCCCGaagaaaaaagtaaattaaaaaatgcatacagtaattataaaaatacagatgcaatacttaaaaaaaaggaagaagaaagaaaattaaaatcaCAGTTAGTTAAacaagaaaaagaaaatattttaaataaaaataaaacaccatattattatagtgatagaaaaattaaaaagatgGTACAAGAAAAGggggaaaataaaattggtatgaaaaaaattattaaaaaagaaaagaaagtCTTACAAAAGGAAAGACGAAATAATATGATCCCCGAAAGAAGATATGTCGATCAaagttaaaataaaaaccaGAGCACGGCATTACttaatatgtatgcataatataGAGGAATAAATCCCAAATGAATTCTTCGTTTACTTTGAAAATAGCTAAAAAACGAGGTTCCCAAACATTCctattttatgcatatatatgggTTATCGTTTTTGTTTACCcacattttttcatcaataTTTTCTCGTCCCTTTTTCTTGTTTTTATTCGTCATGATTTTATTTGACCATTTCCAATTTTCATAAACACACGCATATGCTCCTCCCGATTAAGGAGTTAAACTCGGAGATGTTCGATTTTGCATATCCATTACAATTTATTTCGTTTTacgatattattttttatttatttttatggaaCAGCAAATAATCATCTCCAAACATGTGTGAGGTATACTAcactttttttgtatatttttttctacattttttgcaaccctatttatatgcatatttatttgttaacctttttttatttaaaaattttttttctatttcaaACGTAACAATATTACCAAATTTGCTAAATCCGCTTCTTCATTAAAATGGCAAggtttgaatatataattttttaaattatttaaaataaaaaaaaactataaaaaaatttctaTATTTCCGGGTGTAGAAAATGTACatacaatataaatatattttctttattagcATTCACATGTTTATACCTTTTTTGATATTGAAAAATGCGTTTCCTagtacttaaaaaaaaaacaaaatacaattttagcATCCTTATGAATGCTTATTTTTCTGGTTTAATCAATCgagaacaaaataataaaatcacTGGAAATGTAATTAAATTTGACACAAGAAAAGGATACGGATTTATAAgtattacaaaatattatagatATGCATATAGAAATATGTTTGTTaagtattttttcattttttaattcccATTATGTTTACACTACTCTATATGaaagtttatatttaaagtaCTTATTttgctattattttatttctttattttcgaAGAGCCCAATGATGGAGGACCGGATGTTTTTGTCCATTACACAGAGATCTGCCAAagtaacatttttattacgtataagcattatatatatatatatatatatattttggctagcttaaaatatattatgtacaaccttttgataattatatattttgtagaTAGAACCTTTTCAGTAACAAAtgaagaaagaaaaaagttGGAATGGCAATCGAACATAAATTTAACGAACAAAAAAGACGAGTTTAATTATGAACAGGAtagccaaaaaaaaaaagaaattcaaaatgaatttaaatatttaataccTGGGGAAAGAGTTAAGTTTCATGTTATTTATgatcaaaaaaatcattCAAGCAAAGCAATAAATGTTGAATTTATTGACTAAAAAGGTGGAACCACAATATATAGAAAGGCAAGAAGATAGGGATATATCTTTCATGatcatcttttattttttatgtgtaCCAATTTAGAAAACTTATACGAGTAATGCATACTATACCGAAAGTTGCGAACAAATTTATTCTTAATTAGTCAACTATTTGAAGTTTCAATAATTTACGTCCCCCTTTATTATTCACACAAATTGTTTCTATAATCATTGCCATacttagttttttttttttttttattattttttaatccaTTTGAATTGcccatttatttattcatattattatcatatttgtcacataaattgtttttgtaatttttttttatttgatctcttaaaaatttaccatataaaaaataacacaATATAGCAATGCATACTACGTCATATAAGTAgtatcataaaatatgtattacatttattttatttccaaaaaaaaaagtattaaaattatatgaacaaacacctaattttctaatttttttttttttggtcaTAACAATTTGGTGATTTATAATACtcatttaaaagaaaaaagtaaaaatggctagttatcaattttttagCTACATAgatttatacaaaattaataatgtcAATTTAGATCCTTTTACTGAAGTATTTAATGATGagttttatttgaaatatatttataaatggcCACATATGAACATTATCACAAAGGAAATGGATGATCATATCAGCGGATATATTATAGGTatgcaaataataacatCGAAATTGCCTGACCATGTTCATATGTACATGTAAAAAAgggaataatttttttggagAATTTTATACCCAatttatatgtgtgtgAAAATGGATAttctttataaaatatcgtTATAAACCTGAACTAGCCATAGATAAACTAGCCACACTTTatttaaacttttttttttgtaggAAAAGAAGAAGGTCTAGATAAGGAATACCATGGACATGTAACGGCATTATCCATTGAAGAGGATAGTCGACGAACTGGGAAAGGTGTTGATTTAATGAatgaatttgaaaaaatatctaataatattcataagGGAAATTTTGTAGATTTATTTGTTCGTATAACAA from Plasmodium chabaudi chabaudi strain AS genome assembly, chromosome: 2 includes:
- a CDS encoding phosphatidate cytidylyltransferase, putative, with product MVNILLVCLLIITIIRKNIFISYQYIYIWLFLTALCNTIIVINLYYEKWENNNSFPFISCSLCIGEHYKGETLSSSSNIIKNKKNNKLYNFSKKTKLSIAFLKLFVCTYVENFFYFYFLPLLSTLLFLKYGIFRYEIAKLSLVFVNIFAISSVCLRYVKINILSYILSHISLFAITLAIIKVQENVFICFLLFMVVFTFYHILLVAIFRLANRVFSFMNGILISSIGAFFLTASLYSLTYNYLNVKAFPGVIFLVLSKLILSIALYGGYCAYFIQNGKDKKKNRTNIIIATFIFFSYNIYNFFLKEHNTGNINDVKFLDYAMNLIRRNDNLILIASWFFITLLYLIFINFLTKKQENLIYVRKHYHFLLFLNTNLAFWAGKVELLTVVLSFILALFILIEILRKNYEHAFNSNNWLNLFLTRFIDDRDRHGLILTHIYLLAGAYLPIVADVVLSNTNYNYYKKEIRYLFRETNLMLYCSGLYSICIGDSFAAIGGRLYPTPKVTNTNNKSYLGCFFFFCTTFVSLLFFSYLQKTNFTNIKECFIISLFGAIFEAYLNDIDNLLLPIFSFCVYLCFEE
- a CDS encoding phenylalanine--tRNA ligase alpha subunit, putative, whose translation is MNISTEEDKRNEELVDFLNILESEFNINNEDLKNEKKEDIDYYNNLKKDKGIEVFRNKHANSINLSNKYGIDHNKVIGMIKKLETLYYIINVVKSFNIYELTEEGKEYLKHGSPEFVVLKYIYEKKKCPMDELKKLYGKKGEIGLNINLKEKLVQLNKVEKCLCCNLDNVNSQLEDTTQKCLALINGLGNEEESLLKEINNLYSAKGKSQNGSTDCGIKIINELKKRKLIEIKKKTYSQVIKTSNFKKEIKKQITDLNYLLIKNNEYKKYDIKKYNFFSSGKKINKGNIHLLTKQMRFFKDIFISLGFEEMNTQNYVESSFWCFDALYIPQQHPSRDLQDTFFVKYPEYSQDNFIDKEYIDNIKRVHTHGDYGSFGWNYNWKLDESKKNVLRTHTTANSCRALFKLAKLYKEKGHIIPRKYFSIDRVFRNENLDSTHLAEFHQIEGLVIDKNIGLSQLIAMLSAFYKYIGIHKLKFKPTFNPYTEPSMEVYGYHEEHKKWLEVGNSGIFRPEMLMPMGFPKDVSVMAWGLSLERPTMIKYGINNIRDLFGYKSVV
- a CDS encoding rRNA biogenesis protein RRP36, putative gives rise to the protein MEEESQKKNKKQKIKKSQKPMTVSNRKPFNVFDKSNKTSKPLVRDPRFSNLSGSFNPNFFRNAYKFLYDTREHEKEAIEKKLKSKNLDPEEKSKLKNAYSNYKNTDAILKKKEEERKLKSQLVKQEKENILNKNKTPYYYSDRKIKKMVQEKGENKIGMKKIIKKEKKVLQKERRNNMIPERRYVDQS
- a CDS encoding cold-shock protein, putative, translated to MRFLVLKKKTKYNFSILMNAYFSGLINREQNNKITGNVIKFDTRKGYGFIKPNDGGPDVFVHYTEICQNRTFSVTNEERKKLEWQSNINLTNKKDEFNYEQDSQKKKEIQNEFKYLIPGERVKFHVIYDQKNHSSKAINVEFID
- a CDS encoding N-acetyltransferase, GNAT family, putative, with the protein product MASYQFFSYIDLYKINNVNLDPFTEVFNDEFYLKYIYKWPHMNIITKEMDDHISGYIIGKEEGLDKEYHGHVTALSIEEDSRRTGKGVDLMNEFEKISNNIHKGNFVDLFVRITNEPAINMYKKLGYIVNEEIADYYCNNESALDMRKYRNG